The following coding sequences lie in one Candidatus Sysuiplasma acidicola genomic window:
- a CDS encoding cystathionine gamma-synthase, with protein MKFATRAIHAGEEPDTLNGYGDVVSAVHLSSTFARSEVSEPTKGFDYSRTANPTRSALESKLASLEDAKYGLAFSSGLAAETTLLLSLLENGDHVVAGEDLYGGTRRLLTSVMARFGIRTTFTDVTDADNVRKCITDRTKIVWLESPSNPLLRICDIRAISEIASDAGAATVVDNTFMSPYLQHPLALGATIALHSTTKYVAGHSDVVGGAIMLSDIELYPLLKYNQNAAGGVPSPFDCFLIMRGAKTLELRMGRHCRNAMEIASFLEGRKEVKRVYYPGLSSHPQHELAGRQAAGFGGMVSFELNGGGEATRRMLKELKLFAVAESLGGVESLIEVPSLMTHASVPESERDRIGIDEGLIRVSVGIEDASDLIDDLTGALDSLRKQ; from the coding sequence ATGAAATTTGCAACGAGGGCTATTCACGCGGGCGAGGAACCGGACACACTGAACGGCTACGGCGACGTCGTTTCGGCAGTACACCTGTCATCTACGTTTGCGAGGTCTGAGGTATCAGAACCGACAAAAGGGTTCGATTATTCAAGAACGGCCAATCCCACAAGGAGTGCACTGGAGTCGAAACTCGCGTCGCTTGAAGACGCGAAATACGGTCTTGCTTTTTCCTCGGGACTCGCTGCAGAGACAACGCTTCTTCTTTCGCTGCTGGAAAACGGGGATCATGTCGTTGCAGGCGAAGACCTGTACGGCGGCACAAGAAGACTGCTGACAAGTGTAATGGCCAGATTCGGGATCAGAACGACTTTCACCGATGTCACTGATGCCGACAATGTGCGGAAATGCATTACAGACAGAACGAAGATTGTCTGGCTCGAGAGTCCTTCAAATCCCCTTCTCAGGATCTGTGATATACGGGCGATTTCAGAGATTGCTTCAGATGCGGGTGCAGCAACGGTTGTTGACAACACGTTCATGAGCCCGTACCTGCAGCATCCGCTGGCACTCGGAGCGACAATAGCTCTCCACAGCACAACAAAATATGTTGCCGGGCACAGCGACGTGGTCGGCGGCGCGATCATGCTTTCCGACATAGAGCTTTACCCGCTGCTTAAATACAATCAGAATGCAGCTGGGGGCGTGCCTTCTCCATTCGACTGCTTCCTCATAATGAGGGGTGCAAAGACACTGGAACTCAGGATGGGACGCCACTGCAGGAATGCAATGGAAATTGCCAGCTTCCTTGAGGGAAGGAAGGAAGTGAAGCGCGTATACTACCCCGGCCTCAGCAGTCATCCGCAGCATGAGCTTGCCGGAAGACAGGCTGCGGGCTTCGGTGGAATGGTCTCATTCGAACTGAATGGCGGCGGAGAAGCAACAAGACGCATGCTGAAGGAGCTGAAACTGTTCGCAGTCGCCGAAAGCCTGGGCGGAGTGGAGTCACTGATTGAGGTTCCTTCACTGATGACGCATGCTTCCGTCCCCGAGTCAGAACGGGATAGGATTGGCATCGATGAAGGTCTCATCAGAGTATCGGTCGGTATCGAGGATGCATCGGACCTGATAGATGATCTCACGGGTGCACTGGACAGCCTCAGGAAGCAGTAA
- a CDS encoding ABC transporter substrate-binding protein — translation MGKRSLYLIVGIVVLLVIGAGVATIVLKKTTPAATPKTIVVASSVVPASLDPAVAFDSGSVLFTDQIYNTLIGYGTTTYNGTTVGSLNPVPELATSWTLNANGSVLFNLRQNVTFSNGDKFNSTAVQFSLDRVITMKQGADFHVFKFLNESGIHVLGPYKILLVPSRPYPWFLNLFQLWVTSIVDPSYVNANGGVQAGKVNAYMTDHAMGTGPYELTSYGTSEIVLTANPNYWGGKVNITRIVYEVVPSPATQQTLLQKGSVNVALNIPLDQMATLKGTTGIKVKSGPTSSEYYIGLDENVTPFNNLSVRKAVLYAVNTSEITQYSTFGYGIVLKSVIAPTIESYTPAFQNYTFNVTIAKKYLSQAPTAYRNGFSTSFYYISGDPVGSAIATILQQELKSINITLNLVPLTSNTFFTENGYGHFPMFFDGWVNLLATPDDGMYPLFNSGNIGIYGNYNFFNNSTVSYLLTKAGETLNATQRDSMYVEAQNIIAANAVEVPLFNLENVIPMTSNVHNLYVYPTFDIFFSQVSMG, via the coding sequence ATGGGCAAACGTTCGCTCTACCTGATTGTGGGCATTGTTGTTTTGCTGGTGATCGGGGCAGGTGTAGCTACCATCGTCCTCAAGAAGACGACACCTGCCGCGACACCAAAGACTATAGTTGTGGCGAGCTCGGTAGTTCCAGCCTCCCTGGATCCGGCCGTCGCGTTTGATTCGGGTTCCGTTCTCTTCACCGATCAGATATACAATACATTGATCGGTTATGGAACCACGACGTACAATGGTACAACCGTTGGGTCGCTGAATCCTGTGCCGGAACTTGCCACGAGCTGGACTTTGAATGCCAATGGTTCGGTTCTGTTCAATCTGAGACAGAACGTCACATTTTCCAATGGCGACAAATTCAATTCAACCGCGGTACAGTTCTCGCTTGACAGGGTGATCACAATGAAGCAGGGAGCCGACTTCCATGTATTCAAGTTCCTGAATGAAAGCGGAATACATGTACTGGGCCCGTACAAGATTCTACTGGTGCCGTCAAGGCCATACCCATGGTTCCTCAACCTGTTTCAGCTGTGGGTTACCTCGATAGTAGATCCGAGTTATGTAAACGCAAACGGCGGTGTGCAGGCGGGTAAGGTTAACGCTTACATGACAGACCATGCGATGGGGACCGGCCCGTATGAATTGACTTCTTACGGCACTTCCGAGATCGTTTTGACTGCCAATCCCAATTACTGGGGAGGAAAAGTCAACATAACCAGGATCGTTTACGAGGTTGTTCCGAGCCCGGCCACGCAGCAGACGCTGCTACAGAAAGGTTCGGTAAATGTCGCACTGAACATACCGCTCGATCAGATGGCTACACTGAAGGGAACTACTGGCATAAAGGTAAAATCCGGTCCCACTTCTTCAGAGTATTACATCGGACTGGATGAGAACGTGACACCGTTCAATAACCTCTCCGTCAGGAAGGCAGTTCTGTATGCAGTCAACACGAGCGAGATAACTCAGTACTCGACGTTCGGGTACGGAATAGTGCTGAAGAGCGTTATAGCACCTACGATAGAGTCGTACACTCCCGCATTCCAGAATTACACTTTCAACGTGACAATCGCCAAAAAGTACCTGTCGCAGGCACCCACTGCATACAGGAACGGCTTCTCAACATCCTTCTACTACATATCGGGAGACCCGGTTGGCAGCGCAATAGCCACAATACTGCAGCAGGAACTCAAGAGCATCAACATAACACTGAACCTGGTACCATTGACATCAAATACATTCTTCACGGAAAACGGTTACGGGCACTTTCCGATGTTCTTCGACGGCTGGGTGAATCTGCTAGCTACGCCTGACGACGGCATGTATCCGCTTTTCAACAGCGGAAACATTGGAATATACGGCAACTACAACTTCTTCAACAACAGCACAGTCAGCTATCTGCTTACGAAGGCAGGAGAGACGCTCAACGCGACGCAGAGGGATTCCATGTATGTTGAAGCACAGAACATAATTGCCGCCAACGCCGTGGAAGTTCCGCTGTTCAACCTTGAGAATGTCATCCCCATGACATCCAACGTTCACAACCTGTACGTATATCCGACATTCGACATATTCTTCAGCCAGGTGAGCATGGGTTAA
- a CDS encoding ABC transporter permease, giving the protein MSRRGVYLIFRALSIIPTLFGLVLITFILSHVVPGNPALVVIGPEVNGTELKLLEAQMGLNKPLYMQFLIYLNQLIHGNLGFSYVQQQYVSYEIATRLPASMELAIAALAISIPIAIILGVYAALRANKPADHAARVFTLLGISMPVFWIELVMIIVFYVYLGIAPAPYGELSNTLSPPPNITGMMIFDSLITGNAADLGNALWHIALPAIGLSLAGIATMSRVIRSSMLDVVNKDYMRTVFAIGLPRNVIINKYALRNALLPAITIAALYAGALMSGVVLTETVFSWPGLGLYAVTSIDNLDYPSVMGVVLVSGVLFVLFNFLADVLYALVDPRVKL; this is encoded by the coding sequence ATGAGCAGGAGAGGGGTATACCTCATCTTCAGGGCACTTTCGATCATACCGACTCTTTTCGGGTTGGTATTGATCACTTTTATCCTCTCGCATGTGGTGCCCGGCAATCCGGCACTGGTTGTCATCGGGCCCGAAGTGAATGGAACAGAATTGAAATTGCTCGAAGCGCAGATGGGGCTCAACAAACCTCTTTACATGCAGTTTCTGATTTACTTAAACCAGCTGATTCACGGCAATCTTGGATTTTCGTACGTGCAGCAGCAGTACGTGAGCTACGAGATTGCAACAAGACTTCCGGCGAGCATGGAACTTGCCATTGCGGCGCTGGCTATTTCCATTCCAATTGCGATAATTCTCGGAGTCTATGCAGCGCTGAGGGCAAACAAGCCGGCCGATCATGCGGCAAGGGTGTTTACGCTGCTGGGCATATCGATGCCGGTCTTCTGGATAGAGCTTGTGATGATAATTGTCTTCTATGTATATCTTGGAATAGCACCTGCTCCGTATGGGGAACTTAGCAATACGCTGAGTCCGCCGCCGAATATCACCGGCATGATGATATTCGATTCTCTGATCACGGGAAATGCTGCGGATTTAGGAAATGCACTCTGGCATATTGCACTTCCGGCAATCGGTCTTTCTCTGGCAGGAATAGCCACGATGTCACGTGTGATCAGATCGAGCATGCTTGATGTGGTGAACAAAGATTACATGAGAACAGTCTTCGCGATAGGTTTGCCGCGAAACGTCATCATCAACAAGTACGCTCTGAGGAACGCACTGCTTCCTGCCATAACGATTGCGGCGCTGTACGCTGGCGCGCTGATGAGCGGCGTTGTGCTCACGGAAACTGTCTTCTCATGGCCCGGCCTAGGACTTTATGCGGTTACATCCATAGACAATCTTGATTATCCAAGCGTGATGGGTGTCGTGCTTGTGTCTGGAGTGCTGTTCGTCCTGTTTAATTTCCTCGCAGATGTCCTGTACGCACTGGTAGATCCAAGGGTAAAGTTGTGA
- a CDS encoding ABC transporter ATP-binding protein: MTFGLKKGESLGIVGESGCGKSTLALAITHLLPPNSNVTSGRIYFEGKVIADTESGASFSLRKSRKGVENEKKLSAVRWSGISMIFQGALDSLNPLFKIGEQVDDIFVYKLGMERKDARVKTLDLLKSVGLEKWVADVFPHQLSGGMKQRVIIAMAISLNPLLVIADEPTTSLDVITQYRIIEEIRKLQREHEIALINISHDISLISNLSERIMVMYAGRAVETFRASSFEVAQHPYTRLLVDSIPAIDRQLRYIRPIRGYPPSLEQSFQGCPFYERCDYGTEICRTDEAMKPVEISAGHFVSCPVLPFSSGSQGKTNPSAGKTELGAERIVEGQSGETVIEAKGLTRSYLKKTGIRESGRGKDATVTAVDNIDVILKSGESLAIVGETGSGKSTLSRILSMLEPGSSGEVAVMGSPVDATDRKSVRPFRKEVQVVFQDPYQSLNPRHSVFEIVSEPLSVNSVTRERKEMIALVQEALLKAGLTPPGDYIGKYPHQLSGGQRQRVSIARALVLHPKVLITDEPISMLDVSLRAGILNLLRKLKNEDRVSILYITHDIGSARYVSDRIAVMYRGKIVEEGRTEDIIARPSHPYTMALLVSSIGIKGNLFQVLGERIFEQAANPGENGCGFSPRCPFSRERCFTEAPQFEKVEEGHRSLCHFADEMFAQMSTYRDGEGGLESHMIKMISGRPMEKERPGNLQGTDKSDASGD; the protein is encoded by the coding sequence GTGACGTTCGGCCTGAAGAAAGGAGAGTCCCTGGGCATAGTCGGAGAGAGCGGATGCGGCAAGTCCACGCTCGCGCTTGCAATCACGCACCTGCTGCCGCCGAATTCCAACGTGACCTCTGGCAGGATATACTTTGAGGGAAAAGTCATAGCCGATACTGAGAGTGGCGCTTCTTTTTCCCTGCGGAAAAGCAGAAAGGGCGTTGAGAACGAGAAAAAACTTTCCGCCGTAAGATGGTCCGGAATCTCAATGATATTTCAGGGAGCACTGGATTCCCTGAATCCTCTGTTCAAAATCGGCGAACAGGTGGACGATATCTTTGTTTACAAGCTGGGGATGGAAAGGAAAGATGCCAGAGTAAAGACACTGGATTTACTGAAATCAGTCGGGCTGGAAAAATGGGTTGCCGACGTATTTCCGCATCAGCTCAGCGGCGGAATGAAGCAGCGGGTGATAATCGCAATGGCAATTTCACTCAATCCGCTGCTTGTAATTGCGGATGAACCAACGACTTCACTGGATGTCATTACTCAGTACAGGATTATCGAGGAAATAAGAAAGCTTCAGCGGGAGCACGAAATAGCACTGATCAACATCTCCCACGACATATCGCTCATTTCCAACCTCTCTGAAAGGATCATGGTGATGTATGCAGGAAGAGCTGTCGAGACGTTTCGCGCGAGCAGTTTTGAAGTTGCACAGCATCCTTACACCAGACTGCTCGTAGACTCCATACCTGCCATAGACAGGCAGTTGCGGTACATCAGGCCGATAAGAGGCTATCCGCCCAGCCTTGAACAGTCGTTTCAGGGCTGCCCGTTTTACGAGCGGTGCGACTATGGCACTGAAATATGCAGGACGGATGAGGCGATGAAGCCTGTCGAAATTTCCGCAGGACACTTTGTCTCCTGCCCTGTGCTGCCATTCTCTTCAGGCAGTCAGGGGAAAACAAATCCGTCTGCCGGCAAAACTGAACTTGGAGCGGAAAGAATCGTTGAAGGGCAGTCAGGGGAGACGGTTATCGAGGCGAAAGGGCTGACCCGGTCATATCTTAAAAAAACGGGAATCAGGGAATCTGGCAGGGGAAAAGATGCAACTGTAACTGCAGTTGACAATATCGATGTGATTCTTAAATCCGGTGAATCGCTGGCAATCGTGGGTGAAACAGGAAGCGGGAAAAGTACGCTCAGCCGCATTCTTTCCATGCTTGAACCCGGAAGCAGCGGAGAAGTGGCAGTAATGGGGAGTCCGGTCGACGCAACCGACAGGAAGTCCGTCAGGCCATTCAGAAAGGAAGTGCAGGTTGTATTCCAGGATCCATATCAGAGCCTCAATCCACGTCACTCAGTGTTCGAAATAGTGTCTGAACCGCTTTCTGTGAATTCGGTGACCAGAGAAAGAAAAGAGATGATCGCACTGGTGCAGGAAGCGCTGTTGAAGGCCGGACTTACACCTCCTGGAGACTATATTGGCAAATATCCGCATCAGCTGAGTGGGGGACAGAGGCAGCGCGTTTCAATTGCCAGGGCACTCGTTCTTCACCCGAAAGTACTCATCACAGACGAGCCGATTTCGATGCTGGATGTTTCACTGAGGGCCGGTATCCTCAACCTTCTGAGAAAACTGAAAAACGAAGATCGTGTTTCCATACTGTACATAACACACGACATCGGCTCCGCCAGATATGTGAGCGACCGCATTGCAGTTATGTACAGAGGAAAAATCGTCGAAGAAGGCAGGACGGAAGACATCATAGCAAGACCATCCCATCCATACACAATGGCGCTTCTCGTCTCGAGCATTGGAATAAAGGGCAATCTCTTCCAGGTTCTAGGCGAAAGAATCTTCGAACAGGCAGCAAATCCGGGGGAGAACGGATGCGGTTTTTCACCCAGATGCCCGTTCTCCAGAGAGCGTTGCTTCACGGAAGCACCACAATTCGAAAAAGTGGAGGAGGGACACAGGAGCCTGTGCCATTTTGCTGATGAGATGTTCGCTCAGATGTCCACATACAGGGACGGAGAAGGCGGACTCGAATCACATATGATAAAGATGATATCCGGCAGACCAATGGAAAAAGAGCGGCCCGGGAATTTGCAGGGGACGGACAAATCAGATGCTTCCGGGGATTAA
- a CDS encoding ABC transporter permease, giving the protein MFSSIDTTAVPGIESSLSQTLRLLIRNRSAITALSIIGFFVFLALFGPYFTPFNPDALNLALRLSPPSSTHIMGTDEYGRDVFSRILYAARLDMAIALLSTTLSYLLGVTIGVVSGFLGKITDSVMMRFMDILLSFPSILFAIAIAISIGPGFNTIIIAIVVVTIPGFARIARSSVLSTKEELYVLAAASVGASRWHIMYRHIVPNVISPTLVFYSLGLGNSILIAASLSFLGVGIPPPTPEWGAMISSGLQYVVSGQWWLTVFPGLFIVAIVVAFNLLGDTIREVSDVTLRR; this is encoded by the coding sequence ATGTTTTCATCAATTGATACTACAGCTGTGCCGGGCATTGAGTCGAGTTTGTCACAGACGCTCAGACTTCTAATCAGGAACAGGAGCGCGATCACCGCACTCAGCATAATCGGCTTCTTTGTCTTTCTGGCCCTGTTCGGCCCATATTTTACTCCATTCAATCCTGACGCGCTCAACCTTGCACTGAGACTTTCGCCGCCCTCCAGTACACACATTATGGGAACAGACGAATACGGAAGGGATGTTTTTTCCCGCATTCTATATGCCGCAAGGCTCGATATGGCGATAGCGCTTCTGTCCACAACACTCAGCTACCTGCTCGGCGTCACGATCGGTGTTGTGTCCGGTTTTCTTGGAAAAATCACAGACAGCGTCATGATGAGATTCATGGACATACTGCTTTCATTTCCATCCATACTCTTTGCGATAGCAATTGCCATATCGATCGGGCCGGGATTCAACACGATAATCATAGCAATAGTGGTTGTGACCATACCCGGTTTCGCCCGTATTGCAAGGAGCTCGGTTCTTTCCACAAAGGAAGAACTTTACGTGCTGGCTGCCGCCTCCGTAGGTGCGTCACGCTGGCACATCATGTACAGGCACATTGTGCCCAATGTGATTTCACCTACGCTAGTATTCTATTCACTTGGCCTTGGTAATTCCATACTGATTGCCGCCAGCCTCAGCTTTCTCGGAGTGGGAATACCGCCTCCGACGCCGGAGTGGGGAGCCATGATATCGTCCGGCCTGCAGTATGTTGTATCCGGTCAGTGGTGGTTGACTGTTTTCCCCGGACTTTTCATTGTGGCAATAGTAGTTGCCTTCAATCTGCTGGGCGACACAATCCGTGAAGTCTCAGACGTCACGTTGAGGAGGTGA
- a CDS encoding PDZ domain-containing protein has protein sequence MNGYYLFPDIKGERVIFVNDDDLWEFSTADHEVKKIAGGMGIITTPRFSPDGKWIAFRSAGSQSTTSAEIYLIPSTGGEVRRVTYFGSPVTTIAGWSPEGKLIVSTDAGKPFTGWRELHEFGTDSKTHRQLKLGPATAIEYGKHGVVLARNSVDLPQWKRYKGGARGKFWKDKAGNGTFSKFLELDGNLTSPMWVGDRLYFISDHEGTGNLYSVDHKGEDIKRHTEHSEFFARNARSDGRRIVYQSGGDIYLFDVEQQHSVKLEIETPITRLQTKERFIDTGEFLEECSLDRNGHSVLLVARGKPFVMDNWEGAVTQIGVRDGVRYRLCAFLHSGKIAAVSDEGGEEKIEVFDRDGASLRKIAVKGSVMKLETASGRDRLAFSTNRFELHVLDTAKGTVKTIDRSEYGIIDEFAFSSDGEHIAYSFPEAMNVNTIRLAKVADGKKVNVTAPNANDFSPAFDPDGRYLFFLSDRELDPVYDKILFDLGFPKTARPFAVTLRKDLPSPFIKSPPSGEKKGSADKGVDFGGIENRIEPFPVEDADFSRIMGIHGKALFLSFPVEGSKKYYLYSAERRRGTLMSYDFERMETEEYASGISDFSLSADASQLLLFYDKEIRVVESGKKVEGGAEKKPGKKSGYIDLGRIKATVSPPEEWKQMLRETWRLMRENYWREDMLGRDWNAVYRKYSKLLPRVSTRYELSDLIREMQGELGTSHSYEIGGDYDRSRPYQIGGLGAEFEVRKGAYYISDFFIGDPANDGEKSPLLSPGVNAMKGDRLLSINGVTLSEENSPQRLLENRSGDLVNIVLERGRSRKECTIRTLKNEKRLIYRAWVERNRKYVHDRTGGRIGYLHIPDMGPNGFAEFHRIYRLETERDGMIVDLRYNSGGHVSALLLEKLARKRIGYDRPRRGKAYPYPPDSVKGPLVAITNELAGSDGDIFSHGFKLLNLGPLIGTRTWGGVIGINPRIRLVDGTRVTQPQYAFWFKDVGWNVENYGTDPTIEVEIAPQDYAEGRDPQMERAITEILTMLKEPGMMLEEPEL, from the coding sequence ATGAACGGTTACTATCTTTTTCCCGACATAAAAGGAGAGCGTGTAATATTTGTAAACGATGACGACCTGTGGGAGTTCAGCACAGCGGACCATGAGGTCAAAAAAATTGCTGGCGGCATGGGCATTATCACAACTCCAAGATTCTCTCCTGACGGCAAATGGATTGCTTTCAGAAGTGCCGGAAGCCAATCCACGACTTCGGCGGAAATTTACCTGATACCTTCCACCGGTGGTGAAGTCAGAAGAGTCACATATTTTGGTTCTCCGGTGACAACCATTGCAGGATGGTCGCCTGAAGGGAAACTGATAGTGAGCACAGATGCCGGTAAGCCGTTCACCGGATGGAGAGAATTGCACGAATTCGGAACAGATTCGAAAACACACAGGCAACTGAAGCTCGGGCCCGCGACTGCAATAGAGTACGGGAAGCATGGTGTCGTGCTCGCGCGTAATTCTGTGGACCTTCCGCAGTGGAAACGATACAAGGGTGGTGCTAGAGGAAAATTCTGGAAGGACAAAGCGGGCAACGGTACATTCAGCAAATTTCTCGAACTGGACGGAAACCTGACTTCACCGATGTGGGTCGGTGACAGACTCTATTTCATATCAGATCATGAAGGGACAGGCAACCTCTACTCTGTCGATCACAAGGGAGAGGACATTAAACGCCATACCGAGCATTCGGAATTCTTTGCTCGAAACGCCAGGAGCGACGGCAGACGTATCGTGTACCAGAGCGGCGGCGACATCTACCTTTTCGATGTCGAACAACAGCATTCTGTAAAACTCGAGATAGAGACGCCGATAACGCGTCTTCAGACAAAAGAGAGATTCATCGACACCGGAGAGTTCCTGGAAGAGTGCTCGCTTGACAGAAACGGGCACAGTGTTCTTCTGGTTGCGAGGGGAAAGCCGTTCGTAATGGACAACTGGGAGGGCGCGGTGACGCAGATAGGGGTGAGGGATGGAGTCCGGTACCGCCTCTGTGCCTTCCTGCATTCAGGAAAAATCGCGGCAGTGAGCGATGAGGGCGGCGAGGAGAAGATAGAGGTATTCGATCGCGACGGAGCGAGCCTCCGCAAGATAGCAGTCAAAGGTTCTGTTATGAAACTCGAGACAGCCAGTGGCAGAGACAGGCTGGCATTCTCGACAAACAGGTTTGAACTGCATGTGCTGGATACAGCGAAGGGCACTGTAAAGACCATCGACAGGAGTGAGTACGGCATCATAGATGAATTTGCATTTTCATCTGACGGGGAGCATATTGCCTACAGTTTTCCTGAAGCCATGAACGTAAACACCATCAGACTTGCAAAGGTTGCCGACGGGAAGAAGGTGAACGTTACGGCACCCAATGCGAATGATTTTTCACCCGCATTCGATCCGGACGGGAGATACCTCTTCTTCCTCTCTGACAGAGAGCTCGATCCCGTTTACGACAAAATCCTGTTCGACCTCGGATTCCCGAAGACTGCGAGGCCCTTTGCCGTTACACTCAGGAAGGATCTTCCGTCGCCTTTCATCAAGTCTCCTCCGAGCGGGGAGAAAAAAGGCTCAGCGGACAAGGGAGTTGATTTCGGCGGCATAGAAAACAGGATCGAACCGTTTCCGGTGGAGGACGCAGACTTCTCCAGAATAATGGGCATACACGGAAAGGCGCTCTTCCTGTCATTCCCTGTGGAGGGGTCGAAGAAGTACTATCTCTATTCGGCAGAGAGGAGAAGAGGAACACTGATGTCATACGATTTCGAAAGGATGGAGACGGAGGAATATGCGTCCGGCATCAGCGATTTCAGCCTCTCGGCGGACGCATCGCAGCTCCTCCTCTTCTATGACAAAGAGATAAGGGTTGTTGAATCTGGCAAAAAGGTTGAAGGCGGTGCTGAGAAGAAACCGGGAAAGAAGAGCGGTTACATAGACCTTGGCAGGATTAAGGCGACAGTCAGTCCGCCGGAAGAATGGAAGCAGATGCTCAGAGAGACTTGGCGGCTTATGCGTGAGAATTACTGGAGAGAGGACATGCTGGGAAGGGACTGGAATGCCGTTTACCGGAAATACAGCAAACTTCTGCCCAGAGTGAGCACCAGGTATGAACTGTCTGATCTCATAAGAGAGATGCAGGGCGAGCTGGGTACTTCTCACTCATATGAGATAGGAGGCGATTATGACCGGTCGAGACCATACCAGATTGGCGGGCTGGGCGCAGAATTCGAAGTCAGGAAGGGCGCGTATTACATAAGCGACTTCTTTATTGGCGACCCGGCGAATGACGGCGAGAAGTCACCGCTTCTCTCACCAGGAGTCAATGCGATGAAGGGAGACAGGCTCCTTTCCATAAACGGCGTTACGCTCTCGGAGGAGAATTCACCCCAGCGGCTACTGGAAAACAGATCCGGCGATCTCGTCAACATAGTCCTTGAACGCGGTCGTTCGAGGAAGGAATGCACCATACGCACACTGAAAAACGAGAAGCGGCTCATATACAGGGCATGGGTTGAACGAAACAGGAAATATGTTCACGACAGGACCGGCGGAAGAATAGGCTACCTCCATATACCGGACATGGGCCCGAACGGTTTTGCCGAATTCCACAGGATTTACCGGCTGGAAACTGAAAGGGACGGCATGATCGTGGATCTGCGGTACAACTCGGGTGGGCATGTGTCCGCCCTGCTGCTGGAAAAACTGGCCAGGAAGCGCATAGGCTATGACAGGCCGAGGCGCGGGAAGGCCTATCCTTATCCGCCTGATTCAGTGAAGGGTCCGCTGGTTGCGATAACCAACGAGCTCGCCGGTTCCGACGGAGACATATTCAGCCACGGATTCAAGCTGCTGAACCTCGGTCCGCTCATCGGCACGAGGACATGGGGCGGAGTCATAGGCATTAATCCGAGAATAAGGCTCGTTGACGGTACACGTGTGACTCAACCGCAGTATGCGTTCTGGTTCAAGGATGTGGGCTGGAACGTCGAAAATTACGGGACTGATCCGACAATTGAAGTGGAGATCGCTCCTCAGGATTACGCAGAGGGAAGGGATCCGCAGATGGAACGGGCAATAACCGAAATACTGACAATGCTGAAGGAGCCAGGCATGATGCTCGAGGAACCTGAACTGTGA